The Camelina sativa cultivar DH55 chromosome 16, Cs, whole genome shotgun sequence sequence TCCATCCTCAAGAGAAGGTAGACAGTATGAGAACACTCCGTTGAAAGTTTTCGAAGTTTGGGAGACTAAAGAGACTGAGCTTTTTCCCAAACCCATTAAACCAGAGGCTCCCCCAAACAGACCTTTGTTGTTTCGGCCACAACCAAAGACAAAGTTTTCGATTTTTGTGTCTCGCAATAAGATGCTTTCACTTGCCAAGTCTCCTCGAGTGTATGATCCATCTCCATAGCTGACAACGTACTCACAATTTGTCTTTACGACGCCATTGTAACCTCCACAAAGGCCTGAATTGCCGGTAGCTGCTACAAGGTCCTGACAAGTGGATGAGTTACACAAAACCGTCTTGTAAGAAGATGAGACTGATGGGTCATACAGAGGACCTTGTTGGTTGTAACATGATCTGCAAGGCTGGCATTGGACCCAAGTCAAGTCGCTTCCAGTGTCAACGATCAAACTCATGTTTTTCCCTCCTAATTCAACTGTAACGATGTAGTTCAAAGTCTCAAGTTTTATCCCTGAGGTTAACGGAATCTGAGTTTCGGAAACAGATTGTTCGGTGGTGCGGCTTGAGGTCAGTGCTTTGATTCTGAGTTGAAGTGACTGAACTCGAATGTTATCCAAAACTAAGGTTCTTCTCAGCTTCTTACCCCAGTCTATAGTCTTTCCTGAGCAAATTTCTCTATGTTTCATCTCCAATGTGGTGGATTCTTTTCCGTTTCCTAAGATTTCAAAACATAAtcatcatttttaataaagtaaacCGAATCATTATTGTCTCTTTGCAATAAACAACTGACATAAACAGAGTAAAGAAAGAGTCAACAatgagagattaaaaaaaacagaggttttGTATACTCTGGAATATACAAACATATGTGATAGATGAGTTGTCTTCCATGGAGGAAAGAAGCTCAAGATTCTATATGTAAAGCTTTAGAAAAATAGCTATACTAATCCCAATTCGAGGAGAAAGGATATTATAAAGTAGTGTAAAAAGCTAATGACTTTAATTAAGAGTTTATACAAAATTTGAGACTTTTGCTAATCTAACCTTAATTCACGCTATTATTAAACTAAAGTAAAAAGGAATAGTATccacaactctctcttctctatgGTTGGTGAGCgttaaaggaaaaaagaaaaaacaagactTACCAAGACTGCGAGAGAAACATGAACTCGAAGCTTCGTATGATTTCTTGGGAGACCAGATGCTGTTGTGTACTCGGAGAATCTTCTTCTCGTGGATGCCATGAACAACACACGAGAGAaggaaaacaagaagaagaagcaaaggagcAAGTGAAAGATTCAATGGAAGATATGTTGCTTTCTTCAACATTTTCGTAACGATGATTCTCTTAATTCAGAGGAAAATAATAAGaggtgagagaagagagaagagaggagaaagagagattcttggGGAGTTTGGATGTAGTGAAGAGAACAAAAGAGCAAGGGCTGGCGAGAGAAGTGGCAAATCAAAAGAATTAGGACCCCACTTTGTTGTTTGCATGAGAAAAATTGTTGGGGATTCATGTGAATTACTGCAAGACAAAATTAATTTACCAAATtgctaaatatatttacattgtttttggtggtttttaATGTAcgataaaa is a genomic window containing:
- the LOC104752415 gene encoding aspartyl protease family protein At5g10770-like, whose product is MLKKATYLPLNLSLAPLLLLLVFLLSCVVHGIHEKKILRVHNSIWSPKKSYEASSSCFSRSLGNGKESTTLEMKHREICSGKTIDWGKKLRRTLVLDNIRVQSLQLRIKALTSSRTTEQSVSETQIPLTSGIKLETLNYIVTVELGGKNMSLIVDTGSDLTWVQCQPCRSCYNQQGPLYDPSVSSSYKTVLCNSSTCQDLVAATGNSGLCGGYNGVVKTNCEYVVSYGDGSYTRGDLASESILLRDTKIENFVFGCGRNNKGLFGGASGLMGLGKSSVSLVSQTSKTFNGVFSYCLPSLEDGASGSLSFGNDSSVYKNLTSVSYTPLLQNPQLSSFYILNLTGASIGGVELETSSFGRGILIDSGTVITRLPPSIYKAVKTEFLKQFSGFPSAPGYSILDTCFNLTSYEDISIPTIKMIFEGNAELAVDVTGVFYFVKPDASLVCLALASLSYENEVGIIGNYQQKNQRVIYDTKQERLGIARENCSI